One genomic window of Gossypium hirsutum isolate 1008001.06 chromosome D11, Gossypium_hirsutum_v2.1, whole genome shotgun sequence includes the following:
- the LOC107911912 gene encoding ATP-dependent DNA helicase 2 subunit KU80 — protein sequence MARNKEKLVLLLDVGPSMHGVLSEVEKLCSMLVEKKLIFSKYDELGVVVFGTEESKNDLTTEVGGYQNITVLQDIKVVDGDLVDTLQKLPRGRVDGDFLDAIVVGMDMLIKKYKDLHKGKKRLCLITNAIHPIKDSFEGSKEDQVMTIAEQMAAQGMKIESIVVRGRLSRDANKGVMDENDHLLSIFSKKTHTRIVYVDTPTSLLGALKTRRVTPVTVFRGHLELSPHMKIKVWVYKKTQEEKFPTLKKYSEKAPASNKLATHQVKVSYEYKSVDGSSTSVIPPEQRIKGYRYGPQVVPISTAEWDAVKFKPEKGIKVLGFTDASKIKRHCYMKDVYLFIAEPGNTRATLAVSAIARAMKEMNAVAILRCVWRQGQQNVVVGVLTPNISQNYKIPDSFYFNVLPFAEDVREYQFPSFNSFPASWQPNDQQQKAADELVQMLDLAPSGKEALLPEFTPNPVLERFYRHLELKAKQPDAAVPPLDETLKNIVEPDPELVAENKSVFDALHRHFELRQNPKLKKSSRQWYQEKQSGSNAHVSSGQAVNSIENQPPVKIEKIGDLTPVQDFEAMMSQRDNPEWVEKAIKELREKILALLIHSDEGDKYQKAVECVAALRKGYILEQEPGPYNDLMHHIRQYCEEKGIKSLPQLLASRDLTLISKSEAEDSDVTAEEARSFFVKMEPKPDV from the exons ATGGCTCGAAACAAG GAGAAATTAGTATTATTGCTTGATGTCGGTCCATCGATGCACGGTGTTCTTTCAGAAGTTGAAAAACTCTGCTCCATGTTAGTGGAGAAGAAG CTTATTTTCAGCAAATATGATGAATTGGGAGTGGTGGTATTCGGAACCGAAG AATCTAAAAATGACCTTACAACGGAAGTGGGTGGATATCAAAATATTACGGTGTTGCAAGATATCAAAGTTGTTGATGGAGATCTTGTCGACACTCTACAGAAGCTGCCTCGTGGAAGAGTGGATGGTGATT TTCTTGACGCAATTGTTGTTGGGATGGATATGCTGATAAAGAAATATAAAGATCTACACAAAGGAAAGAAACGTCTGTGCCTCATTACTAATGCCATTCATCCTATAAAGGACTCTTTTGAGGGAAGCAAAGAAGATCAGGTCATGACCATTGCTGAACAGATGGCTGCACAAGGCATGAAAATAGAAAGTATAGTTGTGAGGGGAAGGTTAAGTCGTGATGCAAATAAGGGAGTAATGGATGAGAATGATCATCTcttgagtatattttcaaagaAAACCCATACACGTATTGTATATGTTGATACTCCAACTTCATTACTGGGAGCACTTAAAACTCGAAGAGTAACTCCTGTAACAGTTTTCAGAGGTCATCTTGAGCTCAGTCCTCATATGAAAATTAAG GTGTGGGTTTATAAAAAAACACAAGAGGAGAAGTTTCCTACTCTGAAGAAATACTCAGAAAAAGCACCAGCAAGTAATAAGCTTGCAACACATCAAGTCAAGGTTTCTTATGAGTACAAAAGTGTTGATGGCTCCAGTACTTCAGTTATACCACCAGAGCAAAGGATTAAAGGCTACCGTTATGGACCTCAAGTAGTTCCTATATCAACTGCTGAATGGGATGCTGTCAAGTTCAAACCAGAAAAGGGTATAAAGGTTCTGGGATTTACTGATGCTTCAAAAATAAAGCG ACACTGCTACATGAAAGATGTTTATCTTTTTATTGCTGAACCGGGCAATACAAGAGCCACTCTTGCTGTTTCTGCCATAGCAAGAGCAATGAAGGAAATGAATGCGGTTGCAATATTGCGATGCGTTTGGAGGCAGGGACAGCAAAACGTTGTTGTGGGGGTCTTGACACCAAACAtttcacaaaattataaaatt CCTGATTCGTTTTATTTCAATGTACTTCCTTTTGCTGAGGATGTTCGTGAATATCAGTTCCCCTCTTTCAACAGTTTTCCAGCTTCATGGCAACCtaatgaccaacaacaaaaggcaGCTGATGAATTGGTGCAAATGCTTGATCTTGCTCCATCAGGCAAAGAAGCATTGTTGCCTGAGTTCACCCCAAATCCCGTTCTGGAG CGTTTTTATCGTCATCTAGAGTTGAAAGCAAAGCAGCCAGATGCAGCTGTACCTCCACTTGATGAAACTCTAAAGAATATCGTTGAACCAGACCCGGAGCTTGTTGCTGAAAACAAGTCTGTTTTTGATGCATTACATAGACACTTTGAACTCAGGCAAAATCCTAAG CTGAAGAAATCATCCAGGCAGTGGTATCAAGAGAAACAATCAGGATCAAATGCACATGTATCCAGTGGTCAGGCTGTCAATTCCATTGAAAATCAACCACCAGTTAAGATTGAGAAAATTGGAGATTTAACTCCTGTCCAAGATTTTGAAGCCATGATGTCTCAAAGAGATAACCCAGAATGGGTTGAGAAAGCAATCAAGGAATTAAGAGAGAAGATACTTGCTCTATTGATACACTCCGATGAAGGAGATAAGTATCAGAAAGCAGTGGAATGTGTAGCTGCTCTTCGCAAGGGTTACATCCTTGAGCAA GAGCCAGGACCCTACAATGATTTAATGCACCATATTCGGCAGTATTGCGAGGAGAAAGGAATCAAAAGTTTGCCACAGCTTCTTGCTTCCAGGGATCTCACTTTGATCTCCAAGTCAGAAGCTGAAGACAG CGATGTTACAGCTGAGGAGGCGAGAAGCTTTTTCGTTAAAATGGAGCCAAAACCCGATGTTTAG
- the LOC107911585 gene encoding uncharacterized protein isoform X3, whose product MSDNDGKILNLNIRNEYDKVKGSKAQAPNFSFQTSRVTYGGVDGTYYTSTRSRKTGSDGVVIEERKEADTTTGQATHRISRGIHDKAILLQGS is encoded by the exons ATGAGTGATAATG ATGGGAAGATTCTGAATTTGAATATTAGGAATGAGTATGACAAGGTGAAAGGCTCAAAGGCACAAGCTCCTAATTTTAGTTTTCAGACCTCCAGAGTTACATATGGAGGTGTAGATGGAACTTATTACACTTCTACAAGAAGCAGGAAGACAGGCAGTGATGGA GTGGTGATTGAGGAGAGAAAAGAAGCAGATACAACAACTGGTCAAGCAACACATAGGATTTCTAGAGGAATTCATGATAAG GCCATTCTGTTACAAGGAAGCTGA
- the LOC107911581 gene encoding probable protein S-acyltransferase 14 — MHRSGATMAWNVFKFCTALRALGSIMILLVLGVVGVTYYSVVFTNYGPALYDGGFNSLTAAVILFFFHCFLIMLLWSYFSVVLTDPGSVPPNWRPAMDEERGEADPLNGSEFNGSQPDPLNQRIRYCRKCNQLKPPRCHHCSVCGRCVLKMDHHCVWVVNCVGAQNYKYFLLFLFYTFLETSLVTMALLPHFIAFFSDGEIPGTPGTLATTFLAFVLNLAFALSVLGFLIMHISLVSANTTTIEAYEKKSTPKWRYDLGRKKNFEQVFGTDKLYWFIPGYSDEDLRRMPALQGLEYPSKPDFDSQDF; from the exons ATGCACAGATCCGGAGCAACGATGGCTTGGAATGTATTCAAGTTTTGCACGGCTCTGAGGGCTCTGGGCTCCATCATGATCCTTTTGGTTTTAGGGGTCGTGGGTGTCACATACTACTCTGTCGTTTTTACTAATTATGGCCCAGCTTTATACGATGGTGGCTTTAATTCCCTTACTGCTGCTGTTATCTTGTTCTTCTTTCATTGTTTC TTGATAATGCTGTTATGGAGTTACTTTTCTGTTGTTTTGACTGACCCGGGTAGTGTGCCACCTAACTGGAGGCCGGCTATGGACGAGGAGAGAGGGGAGGCTGACCCATTGAATGGTTCAGAGTTCAATGGTTCGCAGCCAGACCCATTAAATCAAAGAATTCGATATTGTCGGAAATGCAACCAGCTGAAACCACCCCGCTGCCATCATTGTTCTGTTT GTGGGCGGTGTGTGCTAAAGATGGACCATCATTGTGTGTGGGTAGTCAATTGTGTTGGTGCACAAAATTACAagtattttcttcttttcttg TTTTACACGTTCCTTGAGACTAGTCTTGTGACTATGGCCTTGTTGCCACATTTCATAGCATTTTTTAGTGATGGAGAAATTCCCGGAACCCCCGGCACCCTTGCTACCACTTTCCTTGCCTTTG TTTTGAATTTGGCATTTGCATTGAGCGTCTTGGGGTTTTTGATCATGCACATATCTTTGGTTTCAGCTAATACCACTACCATTGAG GCATATGAGAAGAAAAGCACTCCAAAATGGCGTTATGACCTTGGtcgaaagaaaaattttgaacag GTGTTTGGAACAGACAAGCTATACTGGTTCATTCCCGGTTATTCAGATGAGGATTTACGACGGATGCCAGCACTCCAGGGTCTTGAATATCCATCAAAGCCTGATTTTGATTCCCAGGACTTCTAA
- the LOC107910884 gene encoding uncharacterized protein, which produces MAWRLSPWLPHIVDKITKPDKCTPKNEEKKDDYVPVEYESPILGIVDDEEFWFPPGKKSMVEYRSASQIGNFDFDANRKRIKVKSSNKLNTTIVFLTGIANGVGKERMGF; this is translated from the exons ATGGCATGG CGACTTAGTCCATGGCTACCGCATATTGTAGATAAAATCACAAAACCAGACAAATGTACTCCCAAAAATGAGGAGAAGAAAGACGATTATGTGCCGGTGGAGTACGAAAGTCCCATATTAGGG ATTGTGGATGATGAGGAGTTCTGGTTTCCACCAGGGAAGAAATCAATGGTGGAGTATCGATCAGCATCACAGATtggaaactttgattttgatgcCAACAGAAAAAGAATCAAGGTAAAGTCGTCAAACAAACTCAATACTACCATTGTTTTCCTTACAGGCATTGCGAATGGAGTTGGAAAAGAAAGGATGGGCTTCTGA
- the LOC107911265 gene encoding protein cornichon homolog 4-like has product MAIASLLGWLVTFFFLISLLAIICYQLMCFIDLEIDYINHYDSAVRINKVVMPEFIIQAVFCLVCLITGHYFLFFPSLPYSYYNFILYRRRKHLVDVTEIFNQLEWEKKQRLIKLGYLIILLIVFIFWLIWTVGKDDDY; this is encoded by the exons ATGGCCATCGCAAGTCTCTTGGGATGGCTCGTGACCTTCTTCTTCCTCATATCTCTTCTCGCCATTATTTGTTATCAg CTTATGTGTTTTATTGATTTGGAAATTGATTACATAAATCATTACGATTCGGCGGTACGGATAAACAAGGTTGTGATGCCGGAGTTCATAATCCAAGCCGTTTTCTGTTTGGTCTGTTTAATTACAGggcattattttctttttttcccgtCTCTCCCATATTCATACTATAATTTCATATT GTATAGAAGGAGAAAACATCTGGTTGATGTAACAGAGATCTTTAATCAGCTCGAGTGGGAAAAGAAACAACGACTAATCAAACTTGGCTATCTTATTAtccttttaattgtttttatattttg GTTGATTTGGACAGTAGGAAAAGATGATGATTATTAA